One genomic segment of Nonomuraea coxensis DSM 45129 includes these proteins:
- a CDS encoding polysaccharide deacetylase family protein: MVTHALLAAALTLSSAPAAAATSAAPARVDCARVKCLALTFDDGPGAQTPALLKALRKANAKATFFLVGKRVEQLPKIARQTLAEGHAIGDHTYSHQSLRALLDEEISQEIRVGRDVIQQATGFRPTMFRPPYGHTDDRVLRIADEAGMSQIMWTGTTLDWSLRDARKITAAVLKLARRDGVILMHDTVPATVKAMPGILKELRKQGYHLVTVPTLARGGGKALEPGVSYP; this comes from the coding sequence GTGGTGACTCATGCCCTCCTCGCCGCCGCCCTGACCCTGTCGTCCGCTCCGGCCGCCGCCGCCACCTCCGCCGCCCCGGCGCGGGTGGACTGCGCCCGCGTGAAGTGCCTGGCGCTGACCTTCGACGACGGCCCTGGCGCGCAGACCCCCGCCCTGCTCAAGGCACTGCGGAAGGCGAACGCCAAGGCGACGTTCTTCCTGGTCGGCAAGCGGGTCGAGCAGCTTCCCAAGATCGCCAGGCAGACCCTGGCCGAGGGGCACGCGATCGGTGACCACACCTACTCGCACCAGTCGCTCAGGGCGCTGCTCGACGAGGAGATCAGCCAGGAGATCCGGGTCGGGCGGGACGTCATCCAGCAGGCCACGGGATTCCGGCCGACGATGTTCCGCCCGCCGTACGGGCACACCGACGACCGTGTGCTCAGGATCGCCGACGAGGCCGGGATGTCGCAGATCATGTGGACCGGCACCACGCTCGACTGGTCGCTCCGCGACGCCCGCAAGATCACCGCAGCGGTGCTCAAGCTGGCCAGGCGCGACGGCGTGATCCTCATGCACGACACGGTCCCCGCCACCGTCAAGGCGATGCCGGGCATTCTCAAGGAGCTGAGGAAGCAGGGCTACCACCTCGTCACGGTCCCGACGCTGGCCCGGGGCGGCGGCAAGGCGCTGGAGCCCGGAGTGAGCTACCCCTGA
- a CDS encoding class I SAM-dependent methyltransferase, translating into METEEIRRLIALEDAHWWYRERRAILRRELRGLGRPGVALDIGAAGGGNTRVLAEAGWDATATDMDESALEMARQRGVPAVRADARALPFESGSVDLVTAFDVLEHIREDHLVTEEIARVLAPGGHVLIAVPCDMALWSSHDDAVGHVRRYRRESLRGVVEKAGLAVDRVWSWNVLLRPVVKWHRRRSTGSDLSEVPALLNAGLSAVIRAERYLPVRSLRGVSLFLRARLRQQP; encoded by the coding sequence ATGGAGACCGAGGAGATCCGCCGGCTCATCGCGCTGGAAGACGCTCACTGGTGGTACCGCGAGCGCCGCGCGATCCTGCGCCGGGAGTTGCGCGGGCTGGGCCGGCCAGGAGTGGCGCTGGACATCGGCGCGGCGGGCGGGGGCAACACCCGGGTGCTCGCCGAGGCGGGCTGGGACGCGACCGCCACCGACATGGACGAGTCGGCGCTGGAGATGGCGCGGCAACGCGGGGTCCCGGCGGTCCGGGCGGACGCGCGGGCGCTGCCGTTCGAGTCGGGCAGCGTCGATCTGGTGACCGCGTTCGACGTGCTGGAGCACATCCGCGAGGACCACCTGGTCACCGAGGAGATCGCGAGGGTGCTGGCGCCCGGCGGGCACGTGCTGATCGCGGTGCCGTGCGACATGGCGTTGTGGTCGTCGCACGACGACGCGGTGGGGCACGTACGCCGCTACCGGCGGGAGTCGCTGCGGGGCGTGGTCGAGAAGGCCGGGCTGGCGGTCGACCGGGTGTGGAGCTGGAACGTGTTGCTGCGGCCCGTGGTCAAGTGGCATCGGCGGCGGTCGACGGGGAGCGATCTGAGCGAGGTGCCGGCGCTGCTCAACGCGGGGTTGTCGGCGGTGATCCGGGCCGAGCGGTACCTGCCGGTCAGGTCGTTGCGCGGGGTGAGCCTGTTCCTGCGGGCCCGGCTCCGGCAACAGCCCTGA
- a CDS encoding sensor histidine kinase codes for MNDSPVRGWRRLTVHAWFVAVLAVAAALVIVCAVVATLMLDRTARLSDQLIDRLSPARIEAAQLENALLSQETGVRGYLLTGRSDFLDPYTEGVRAEQSSVERIAALLQEHPELVAEVNAVRTEAASWRRAYAQPAIAAKRADAAVSETGNEGGKQTFDAIRSRLDRLSAELTRARAAEQADLRAAQRIRDWAFLSMVVLFLLAGLAMATLLRRAVGRPLDELRVASRHIATGDFDHPIPERGPADIRELSRDVDLMRKKMVHALQESHENQGRLRAQAADLDAQAVELRRSNAELEQFAYVASHDLQEPLRKIATFCQLLQKRYGSVLDERGAQYIHFAVDGATRMQVLINDLLSFSRVGRMYDDRKPVELDDVVGKALDDLSAAVEESGARVERPAGLPTVMGDRTMLGLLWQNLLGNAVKFRRAGETPEIRVTCERGDDDDDWLFAVEDNGIGVEPEFAEKIFVIFQRLHNRETYGGTGIGLAMCRKIVENHGGRIWLDTAYTGGTRIRFTLPVSGPGTVHQESDS; via the coding sequence GACGGTCCACGCGTGGTTCGTCGCCGTGCTGGCGGTGGCGGCGGCGCTGGTGATCGTCTGCGCCGTGGTCGCCACCCTCATGCTGGACCGCACCGCCCGCCTGTCCGACCAGCTCATCGACCGGCTGTCCCCGGCCAGGATCGAGGCCGCCCAGCTGGAGAACGCCCTCCTCAGCCAGGAGACGGGCGTCCGCGGCTATCTCCTCACGGGGCGGAGCGACTTCCTGGACCCGTACACCGAGGGCGTGCGGGCCGAGCAGAGCAGCGTCGAGCGCATCGCGGCGCTGCTCCAGGAGCATCCTGAGCTGGTCGCGGAGGTCAACGCGGTCCGCACGGAGGCCGCGTCGTGGCGGCGCGCGTACGCGCAGCCCGCCATCGCCGCCAAGCGGGCCGACGCCGCCGTCTCGGAGACGGGCAACGAGGGCGGCAAGCAGACGTTCGACGCCATCAGGTCCCGGCTCGACCGGCTCTCCGCCGAGCTGACCAGGGCCCGCGCCGCCGAGCAGGCCGACCTGCGGGCGGCGCAGCGCATCCGTGACTGGGCGTTCCTCTCCATGGTTGTGCTGTTCCTGCTGGCCGGTCTCGCGATGGCGACGCTGCTGCGCCGGGCGGTCGGCCGGCCCCTGGACGAGCTGCGGGTGGCCTCGCGGCACATCGCGACCGGCGACTTCGACCATCCGATCCCCGAGCGGGGCCCCGCGGACATCCGCGAGCTGTCCCGCGACGTGGACCTGATGCGCAAGAAGATGGTGCACGCGCTGCAGGAGTCCCACGAGAACCAGGGCCGGTTGCGCGCCCAGGCCGCCGACCTCGACGCGCAGGCGGTGGAGCTGCGCCGCTCCAACGCCGAGCTGGAGCAGTTCGCGTACGTGGCCTCGCACGACCTCCAGGAGCCGCTGCGCAAGATCGCCACGTTCTGCCAGCTCCTGCAGAAACGCTATGGTTCGGTGCTGGACGAGCGCGGCGCCCAGTACATCCACTTCGCCGTGGACGGCGCGACCCGCATGCAGGTGCTCATCAACGACCTGCTCAGCTTCTCCCGCGTCGGCCGCATGTACGACGACCGCAAGCCGGTCGAGCTGGACGACGTCGTCGGCAAGGCGCTCGACGACCTCTCCGCGGCCGTCGAGGAGTCCGGGGCCCGCGTCGAGCGCCCCGCCGGGCTGCCCACCGTGATGGGCGACCGGACGATGCTCGGCCTGCTCTGGCAGAACCTCCTCGGCAACGCCGTCAAGTTCCGCCGCGCAGGGGAGACCCCCGAGATCCGCGTCACGTGCGAGCGCGGTGACGACGACGACGACTGGCTGTTCGCGGTCGAGGACAACGGCATCGGTGTCGAGCCCGAGTTCGCCGAGAAGATCTTCGTGATCTTCCAGCGCCTGCACAACCGCGAGACCTACGGCGGGACGGGCATCGGCCTGGCGATGTGCCGGAAGATCGTCGAGAACCACGGGGGCCGCATCTGGCTCGACACCGCCTACACCGGAGGCACCCGCATCCGGTTCACCCTGCCCGTCTCCGGGCCCGGGACCGTCCACCAGGAAAGTGACTCATGA
- a CDS encoding carboxylate-amine ligase, translating to MAGQTGSLTVGVEEEFHIVDLRTRHLSTRSGPLLDALPKGRFSEELQRSTIEANSAPFARLEDLAADLRELRGQLVQAAHELGLGIVAAGTVPLADKSRMKVSDDPRYERMLDDYQLLTREQLICGTQVHVEIEDKDLATAVAHSVTPWLPPLLALSCSSPFWFGEDTGYASYRTLVWQRWPTSGPMAKFDSAADYEQMVQHLIQAGTITDPGMIYFDVRPSAHVPTVELRVCDSCPRVDDIALIAGLFRALVTRELAAVRRDPYREMQLEPVRAATWQATRSGLEGDLVDPVEGVPRPAAEVFMNLVDGLRPELEEAGDWELVSTLAREALARGSSAARQRRAYQREGRLSDVVDLLLDETRECSWDGPSSYRPAA from the coding sequence ATGGCAGGTCAGACGGGATCCTTGACGGTGGGCGTCGAGGAGGAATTCCACATCGTGGACCTGCGGACCAGACACCTGTCGACCCGCTCGGGGCCGCTGCTCGACGCCCTGCCGAAGGGCCGTTTCTCTGAGGAGTTGCAGCGTTCCACGATCGAGGCCAACAGCGCGCCGTTCGCCCGGCTTGAGGACCTCGCCGCGGACCTCCGCGAGCTGCGCGGCCAGCTCGTGCAGGCCGCGCACGAACTCGGGCTGGGCATCGTCGCGGCCGGCACGGTGCCGCTGGCCGACAAGTCGCGCATGAAGGTGTCGGACGACCCGCGCTACGAGCGCATGCTGGACGACTACCAGCTCCTCACCCGCGAGCAGCTCATCTGCGGCACGCAGGTGCACGTCGAGATCGAGGACAAGGACCTGGCGACGGCGGTGGCGCACAGCGTGACGCCGTGGCTGCCGCCGCTGCTGGCGCTGTCGTGCAGCTCGCCGTTCTGGTTCGGCGAGGACACCGGGTACGCGAGCTACCGCACGCTCGTGTGGCAGCGCTGGCCCACGTCGGGGCCGATGGCCAAGTTCGACTCCGCCGCCGACTACGAGCAGATGGTCCAGCACCTCATCCAGGCCGGCACGATCACCGACCCGGGAATGATCTACTTCGACGTGCGGCCGTCCGCGCACGTGCCGACCGTGGAGCTGCGGGTCTGCGACTCCTGCCCGCGGGTGGACGACATCGCGCTCATCGCCGGGCTGTTCCGGGCGCTGGTGACCCGGGAGCTGGCGGCGGTGCGGCGGGACCCGTACCGGGAGATGCAGCTGGAGCCGGTGCGCGCGGCCACCTGGCAGGCCACCAGGTCCGGGCTGGAGGGCGACCTCGTGGACCCCGTCGAGGGCGTGCCGCGGCCCGCCGCCGAGGTGTTCATGAACCTGGTGGACGGCCTGCGGCCGGAGCTGGAGGAGGCGGGCGACTGGGAGCTCGTGTCCACCCTGGCCCGCGAGGCGCTGGCGCGGGGCAGCTCCGCCGCCCGGCAGCGGCGCGCGTACCAGCGGGAGGGCCGGCTGTCGGACGTGGTGGACCTGCTGCTCGACGAGACCCGGGAGTGCTCCTGGGACGGCCCGTCGTCCTACCGGCCGGCGGCCTAG
- a CDS encoding response regulator, whose protein sequence is MTTPQAIEVLLVEDDPGDELITREAFEDNKIQNNLHVVRDGLEALDFVYRRGAYADAPRPDLILLDLNLPKYDGRQVLEKIKGDPELRAIPVVVLTTSSAEEDILRSYDLFANAYVTKPVDLERFLAVIRQIDEFFVTVVRLPGRLQAPGSSPGV, encoded by the coding sequence ATGACCACTCCGCAGGCCATCGAAGTGCTCCTCGTCGAGGACGACCCCGGTGACGAGCTGATCACCCGCGAGGCGTTCGAGGACAACAAGATCCAGAACAACCTCCACGTCGTCAGGGACGGCCTGGAGGCGCTCGACTTCGTCTACCGGCGCGGCGCGTACGCCGACGCCCCCCGCCCCGACCTCATCCTGCTCGACCTCAACCTGCCGAAGTACGACGGCCGCCAGGTCCTGGAGAAGATCAAGGGCGATCCCGAGCTGCGCGCGATCCCCGTCGTCGTCCTCACGACGTCCTCGGCCGAGGAGGACATCCTGCGCAGCTACGACCTGTTCGCCAACGCGTACGTCACCAAACCCGTCGACCTGGAGCGCTTCCTCGCGGTCATCCGCCAGATCGACGAGTTCTTCGTCACCGTGGTGCGGCTGCCCGGCCGCCTCCAGGCGCCGGGCAGCAGCCCCGGAGTCTAG